One Fuerstiella marisgermanici DNA window includes the following coding sequences:
- a CDS encoding alpha-amylase family glycosyl hydrolase: MIRSTHNGSSNQSLFALEGLSFEAELSLQRLTPRLTDFWDSQDVTPELRREFELRLEHYWPELFELLFDLYGTRYDFFYHLEQILLTAAATWANRPETLREVDRHRVNEPDWFQSEKIVGGALYVDLFSENLGKLRESIDYFKQLGLTYLHLMPLFAVRPGDNDGGYAISNYRSVDPRLGTIEDLRLLADELRAVGITLVLDFVFNHTSDDHYWAQQAQAGNREYQQFYYIFPDRTQPDQYERTLREIFPTVRRGNFTWHDGMQQWVWTTFNSFQWDLNYSNPAVFRAMAEEMFFLAQTGVDILRLDAIAFIWKEMGTDCENQPNAHKLVRAFNRLTRIATPGLLFKSEAIVHPDEVVRYIGEDRCQISYNPTLMALLWESLATRQVRLLTKSLSHRHQLPKHTAWVNYLRCHDDIGWTFDDADAASLGINAFDHRQFLNAFYTGQYEGSFARGIPFQANPDTGDMRIAGTMASLAGLEQAVEQEDAHGTEMAIRRIMLLQGVTLSIGGIPLLYLGEEWGMLNDYDFVKDPAKAADTRWVHRPKMRWEFLQELNGHVEEGVNSIRSRIFLLLQKMISVRKSLPALAGQQMELVRVNNPHLLSFVRVNTGHRLIVIGNFSEQAQTFDGNHLRTAGLGRFFEDALTGESYPTSSTLQLEPYQILWLSRV; this comes from the coding sequence ATGATCAGGTCGACTCATAATGGCAGCAGCAACCAATCCCTCTTCGCGCTGGAGGGTCTGTCGTTTGAGGCCGAACTTTCTCTTCAACGGCTGACACCCCGTCTGACCGACTTCTGGGATTCACAAGACGTAACACCGGAGTTGCGGCGGGAATTCGAACTGCGGCTGGAACACTACTGGCCGGAACTGTTCGAACTTCTGTTCGACCTGTACGGCACGCGGTATGACTTCTTCTACCACCTGGAACAGATCCTTCTGACAGCAGCCGCCACCTGGGCCAACCGCCCGGAAACGTTGCGCGAGGTCGATCGGCATCGAGTGAACGAACCGGACTGGTTTCAGTCCGAAAAGATTGTCGGCGGCGCTTTGTATGTCGACTTGTTCAGCGAAAACCTGGGCAAGCTTCGAGAGTCCATCGACTACTTTAAGCAGCTTGGACTGACTTACCTGCACCTGATGCCGCTGTTCGCCGTGCGGCCGGGCGATAACGATGGCGGCTACGCAATCAGCAATTATCGATCTGTCGACCCGCGTCTGGGTACGATTGAGGACCTGCGATTGTTGGCCGACGAGCTGCGTGCGGTTGGTATCACGCTGGTGCTGGATTTTGTGTTCAACCACACGTCTGACGATCACTACTGGGCGCAGCAGGCTCAGGCAGGCAACCGAGAGTACCAACAGTTCTATTACATCTTTCCCGATCGAACCCAACCCGATCAATATGAACGCACGCTACGCGAAATTTTCCCAACGGTCCGTCGCGGCAACTTCACGTGGCACGACGGGATGCAGCAGTGGGTGTGGACCACGTTCAACAGTTTTCAATGGGATCTGAACTACAGCAACCCCGCCGTCTTTCGAGCGATGGCGGAGGAGATGTTCTTTCTCGCTCAAACCGGTGTCGACATTCTGCGGCTGGATGCGATCGCATTTATCTGGAAGGAAATGGGCACGGACTGCGAAAACCAGCCGAACGCCCACAAGCTTGTCCGAGCGTTCAACCGGCTGACTCGCATTGCCACGCCCGGCCTGCTGTTTAAGTCCGAAGCGATTGTGCATCCTGACGAAGTGGTTCGCTACATCGGCGAAGACCGCTGTCAGATTTCGTATAACCCAACGCTGATGGCACTGCTGTGGGAATCGCTGGCGACTCGGCAGGTACGCCTGCTCACGAAGTCACTCAGCCACCGTCATCAATTGCCGAAACACACGGCCTGGGTCAATTACCTAAGATGCCACGACGACATCGGCTGGACCTTCGACGATGCCGACGCCGCCTCGCTGGGGATTAACGCCTTCGATCATCGGCAGTTTCTGAATGCGTTTTACACGGGCCAGTACGAAGGTTCGTTCGCGCGTGGGATTCCGTTTCAGGCCAACCCCGACACCGGGGACATGCGAATCGCGGGCACGATGGCGTCACTGGCCGGCCTTGAGCAAGCTGTGGAACAGGAAGACGCTCACGGCACAGAAATGGCCATTCGCCGCATCATGCTGCTGCAGGGTGTCACGCTTAGCATCGGCGGAATTCCGCTGCTGTACCTTGGCGAAGAATGGGGCATGCTTAATGATTATGACTTCGTCAAAGACCCAGCCAAGGCAGCCGATACCCGCTGGGTCCATCGGCCCAAGATGAGATGGGAATTTCTGCAGGAACTTAACGGGCACGTGGAAGAAGGTGTCAATTCCATTCGGTCCCGCATTTTCCTCCTGCTGCAGAAGATGATCTCTGTTCGCAAGTCACTGCCTGCACTGGCAGGTCAACAGATGGAACTGGTGCGAGTTAACAATCCACATCTTCTTAGCTTTGTCCGAGTCAACACCGGGCACCGGCTGATTGTGATCGGCAACTTTTCTGAACAGGCGCAAACCTTCGACGGTAATCATCTGCGGACGGCTGGCTTGGGCCGCTTTTTCGAAGATGCACTGACTGGCGAAAGCTATCCGACCAGTAGCACACTGCAACTGGAACCGTATCAAATCCTGTGGCTGAGTCGGGTGTAG